One window of Triticum dicoccoides isolate Atlit2015 ecotype Zavitan chromosome 5A, WEW_v2.0, whole genome shotgun sequence genomic DNA carries:
- the LOC119304037 gene encoding probable inorganic phosphate transporter 1-7, which yields MAGDQVHVLSALDGAKTQWYHFTAIIVAGMGFFTDAYDLFCISLVTKLIGRIYYTVPGLPRPGSLPPTVSAVVNGVAFVGTLSGQLFFGWLGDKVGRKSVYGMTLMLMILCSVASGLSFGNTPTSVMATLCFFRFWLGFGIGGDYPLSATIMSEYANKRTRGAFIAAVFAMQGFGILAGGGVAIGITALFRDLFPAPPYAADPAASTPAQADYVWRIVLMLGALPAALTFYWRMKMPETARYTALIAKNAERAAADMSKVLHVEITKEQAGDLETVISIKSHTPPPSFGLFSREFVRRHGLHLVGTASTWLLLDIAYYSQNLFQKDIFSAIGWIPPAATMSALDELFHIARAQILIALCGTVPGYWFTVAFIDSVGRFKIQLMGFFMMTAFMVGLAVPYDYWTGQGHQAGFVVMYALTFFFANFGPNATTFIVPAEIYPARLRATCHGISAASGKVGAIIGSFGFLYLAQSPDPAKTAHGYKPGIGVRCSLLVLAGCSLMGFMLTFLVPEPKGKSLEEMSRETEPDHC from the coding sequence ATGGCGGGCGACCAGGTGCACGTGCTCTcggcgctggacggcgccaagacgCAGTGGTACCACTTCACGGCCATCATCGTCGCCGGCATGGGCTTCTTCACCGACGCCTACGACCTCTTCTGCATCTCCCTCGTCACCAAGCTCATCGGCCGCATCTACTACACCGTCCCGGGCTTGCCCCGCCCGGGAAGCCTCCCGCCGACCGTCTCCGCGGTCGTCAACGGCGTGGCCTTCGTCGGCACGCTCTCCGGCCAGCTCTTCTTCGGCTGGCTGGGTGACAAGGTCGGCCGGAAGAGCGTGTACGGCATGACGCTGATGCTGATGATCCTCTGCTCCGTCGCGTCGGGGCTCTCGTTCGGCAACacgcccaccagcgtcatggccacGCTCTGCTTCTTCAGGTTCTGGCTCGGCTTCGGGATCGGCGGCGACTACCCTCTCTCCGCCACCATCATGTCCGAGTACGCCAACAAGCGGACGCGCGGGGCGTTCATCGCCGCCGTCTTCGCGATGCAAGGGTTTGGCATCCTCGCCGGCGGCGGCGTGGCTATCGGGATCACGGCGCTGTTCAGGGACCTGTTCCCGGCGCCTCCGTACGCGGCGGACCCCGCGGCGTCCACCCCGGCGCAGGCGGACTACGTGTGGCGCATCGTGCTCATGCTCGGCGCGCTCCCCGCCGCGCTCACCTTCTACTGGCGGATGAAGATGCCGGAGACGGCGCGGTACACGGCGCTCATCGCCAAGAACGCCGAGCGCGCCGCGGCCGACATGTCCAAGGTGCTCCACGTGGAGATCACCAAGGAGCAGGCCGGCGATCTGGAGACCGTGATTTCCATCAAGTCCCAcacgccgccgccgtcgttcggCCTCTTCTCCCGGGAGTTCGTGCGCCGGCACGGGCTCCACCTCGTCGGCACCGCGTCGACGTGGCTCCTCCTGGACATCGCCTACTACTCGCAGAACCTGTTCCAGAAGGACATCTTCAGCGCCATCGGGTGGATCCCGCCGGCGGCGACGATGAGCGCGCTGGACGAGCTGTTCCACATCGCGCGGGCCCAGATCCTGATCGCGCTCTGCGGCACCGTGCCGGGCTACTGGTTCACCGTCGCCTTCATCGACTCCGTCGGccgcttcaagatccagctcatggGCTTCTTCATGATGACCGCCTTCATGGTCGGCCTCGCCGTGCCCTACGACTACTGGACGGGCCAGGGCCACCAGGCCGGCTTCGTCGTCATGTACGCGCTCACCTTCTTCTTCGCCAACTTCGGGCCCAACGCCACCACCTTCATCGTCCCCGCCGAGATCTACCCCGCCAGGCTCCGCGCGACGTGCCACGGGATATCGGCCGCCTCGGGGAAGGTGGGCGCCATCATCGGGTCCTTCGGGTTCTTGTACCTCGCCCAGAGCCCCGACCCGGCCAAGACCGCCCATGGATACAAGCCCGGCATCGGCGTGCGCTGCTCCCTCCTCGTGCTCGCTGGGTGCAGCTTGATGGGGTTCATGCTCACCTTCCTCGTCCCGGAGCCCAAGGGCAAGTCCTTGGAGGAGATGTCGCGCGAGACCGAGCCCGACCATTGCTAG